One region of Acidimicrobiales bacterium genomic DNA includes:
- a CDS encoding DUF3883 domain-containing protein, producing MTDSKSAAAGTDAVVTSRPSVGGRAMLDQDVDERALDFRFRVGTSLLAEFAMSHNPADVLRELVQNEYDAAGTELTIEFGVEALVVRGNGANIDNRGWKRLGVMLGTGHVAGEAARIEAKTNGIGSKNFGLRSLFLFGDRIHVASGGRRTILDWSQGTLDKPLPDPQSAGSPGVIITVPYRRVAEAPLQAFDEAYERQALKTISAELAPTLVKLAQPGAGKNLRSVTVRSERLGQELRWRQTARAVPGVPGLVRRSIRLAGSGDSSDEASTVISEAEYQVVLAPPPTLPKRDLPRYFRVSGGRIRLGISFRVRRDRLDLRAAGVLYYPLSAGGSRTGFPFSVSAPFEMTEDRSNIVDPQNSSWNAWLVDEAARFAVKLLPDRLFETYGADAFVALTPRSASASTVPALPDEIRRLLGVERCWPTLRRRRGGRPVLAAAGALVVPAAPALSEFVAQTIPSEEVLDRRLAERADVRALAAECGAKTFTVGSLIRLRCAGADPAGLATRLDAAGEAARAYPDFPAALADLSVQRRFAAAFDACRTELKDSHKSDLRRSPTTMTAAGTLAAPSAPLWTVDEALAGIAPRAQTLHPELAHYRVLTEMCRPFNTSSWAIDVANKIFQGTAAPGERDALAAYLRGRPSLSEKAWAAVRRSPVLVDRHGEAVAPADMVSSSARGAALLAPALHLPLPTDEVNESLKRLKFRDQVRGTDLVALAVLVAQGGEPPSSVRQALTRLPELLTRSVLAQLKSIRFLETASGALSAPTDAYIRTERTIAVLGEEAPFAVDAPASQLRKLGCRSEPLADDIVEVIAKLRESGERPTRPEVVSRALADALRRERRRPDEFRSERILWTGAGWEAPDDCLVGSEHRKTFLDAVTVLPDGQRDVGTALGANTTPTLSHWRRLIIRIGERYGSYGALPSRAVDVLRRAYRQLDGPPEGLPSDTKCLLDDRGFLHTLADALTRRIVINDHPALASAARDAEAPVAFADTADRRVAPFFLAAGAHHLSQVVIELGTECGPEFPDDDSLGGDSTLKRLQAPNFASAVVALVSTVSNSERALTAAALAARLARIDRIVVVDGIARRYRLAGVTVAVQAEFLLLDEQIVVHRVPGSFELHRAVAVAVAVLADPSSVAGQLLGDPIYFLLRCRSVPEIQRELQRRRIVWHPDVEFVDDAEDSGDDESSSLVEAIGRSVVRNALHTSSSAPVGDPPHAPAPDQHRIPRPPLPDLDDVSPRPAAPEGVQSERTPRHRSGGGFPSGWPPQDPGGDEEDRALGRRGEEIVLALERERVEKVGLSGDQVRWVAADAPFADHDIKSVDDDGQDLWVEVKSTTGRDGRFSWPGAEFRLAVRVRRRYLLYRIYEADTTSPSWICVRDPIGYFENGGLRLDLDRLVGDIGPLTTAEEDAVEDSGQEG from the coding sequence ATGACCGACTCCAAAAGCGCCGCCGCCGGCACGGACGCGGTCGTCACGTCGCGCCCGTCGGTCGGGGGGCGAGCCATGCTTGATCAGGACGTCGACGAGCGGGCGCTGGACTTCCGCTTCCGAGTCGGCACGAGCCTTCTCGCCGAGTTCGCCATGAGTCACAATCCGGCGGACGTGCTGCGAGAGTTGGTGCAAAACGAATACGACGCCGCCGGTACGGAACTCACGATCGAGTTCGGCGTCGAGGCGCTCGTGGTACGAGGCAACGGCGCGAACATCGACAACCGCGGCTGGAAGCGACTGGGCGTCATGCTCGGCACGGGCCACGTCGCCGGAGAGGCCGCACGAATCGAAGCCAAGACCAACGGCATCGGCTCGAAGAACTTCGGCCTCCGCTCGCTCTTCCTCTTCGGGGACCGCATCCACGTCGCGTCCGGCGGGCGCAGAACGATCCTCGACTGGAGCCAAGGGACCCTCGACAAGCCGCTGCCAGACCCCCAGTCGGCCGGATCGCCTGGCGTCATCATCACCGTCCCCTACCGCCGAGTCGCCGAAGCTCCGCTCCAGGCCTTCGACGAGGCTTATGAGCGCCAGGCCCTGAAAACGATCTCCGCCGAGCTCGCTCCCACCCTCGTCAAGCTGGCGCAACCTGGCGCGGGAAAGAACCTGAGGTCAGTGACGGTGCGGTCGGAGCGACTCGGGCAAGAACTGCGCTGGCGCCAGACTGCCCGCGCCGTCCCTGGGGTTCCCGGTCTCGTGCGACGCTCCATTCGGTTGGCGGGCAGCGGGGACTCGTCTGATGAGGCATCGACCGTTATCTCGGAAGCCGAGTACCAGGTGGTGCTTGCCCCGCCGCCGACGCTTCCGAAACGAGACCTGCCTCGCTACTTCCGGGTGAGCGGTGGTCGGATCCGCCTCGGCATCTCCTTCCGAGTCAGACGTGACCGACTCGACCTCCGAGCGGCCGGGGTCCTGTACTACCCGCTCAGCGCGGGCGGGTCGCGGACCGGCTTCCCCTTCAGCGTGAGCGCGCCGTTCGAGATGACCGAAGATCGCAGCAACATCGTCGACCCGCAGAACAGCAGTTGGAACGCCTGGCTAGTCGACGAAGCGGCCCGCTTTGCGGTCAAGCTGTTACCTGACCGCCTCTTCGAGACCTACGGGGCCGACGCCTTCGTCGCCCTCACCCCTCGATCGGCCAGCGCGTCCACCGTGCCGGCGCTGCCCGACGAGATCCGCAGGCTCCTCGGCGTCGAGCGATGCTGGCCCACCCTGAGGAGACGACGGGGCGGCCGGCCCGTGCTTGCCGCGGCGGGCGCGCTCGTCGTGCCCGCCGCGCCTGCGCTCTCTGAGTTCGTCGCTCAGACGATTCCGTCCGAAGAGGTGCTTGACCGTCGCCTGGCGGAGCGTGCCGACGTGCGGGCGCTTGCCGCCGAATGCGGTGCCAAGACATTCACGGTCGGATCCCTCATTCGCCTCCGTTGTGCCGGGGCCGACCCGGCTGGGCTCGCCACCAGATTGGACGCCGCCGGTGAAGCGGCTCGTGCCTATCCCGACTTCCCGGCTGCGCTGGCGGATCTCTCCGTGCAGCGAAGATTCGCGGCTGCTTTTGATGCGTGCCGCACGGAGCTCAAGGACTCGCACAAGAGCGACCTCCGTCGGTCGCCGACTACGATGACCGCAGCAGGGACGTTGGCGGCGCCCAGCGCGCCGCTCTGGACCGTCGATGAGGCGCTCGCGGGGATCGCCCCCCGGGCGCAGACGCTGCATCCCGAGCTGGCCCACTACCGGGTCTTGACCGAGATGTGCCGGCCCTTCAACACGTCGAGTTGGGCGATCGACGTGGCGAACAAGATCTTCCAGGGGACGGCAGCGCCAGGGGAGCGCGACGCCCTGGCCGCATACCTACGCGGACGGCCGTCGCTCTCGGAGAAAGCCTGGGCAGCGGTCCGTCGATCTCCGGTGCTCGTGGACCGACACGGCGAGGCCGTCGCCCCGGCGGACATGGTCAGCAGCTCGGCCCGAGGAGCTGCCCTGCTCGCGCCGGCGCTGCATCTCCCCCTGCCCACCGACGAGGTGAACGAGTCGCTGAAGCGCCTGAAGTTCAGGGACCAGGTACGCGGCACCGACCTCGTGGCTTTGGCGGTGCTCGTCGCACAAGGCGGCGAGCCTCCGTCGTCTGTGCGACAGGCACTGACTCGGCTCCCCGAACTTCTGACTCGCTCCGTGCTGGCCCAACTCAAGAGCATCCGCTTCCTCGAGACCGCGTCTGGAGCACTGTCCGCTCCGACGGACGCCTATATCCGGACGGAGCGAACGATCGCCGTGCTCGGCGAGGAAGCGCCCTTCGCAGTCGACGCGCCCGCGAGCCAACTCAGGAAGCTCGGCTGCCGGTCAGAACCCCTGGCCGACGACATTGTCGAAGTCATCGCCAAGCTCCGTGAATCTGGAGAGCGCCCGACCCGGCCGGAGGTGGTGAGCCGAGCTCTGGCCGATGCGCTGCGCCGTGAGCGGCGGCGGCCCGACGAGTTCCGCAGCGAGCGGATCCTCTGGACCGGCGCAGGATGGGAGGCTCCCGACGACTGCCTCGTCGGCTCGGAGCACCGCAAGACGTTCCTCGACGCCGTGACCGTCCTCCCGGACGGACAGCGCGACGTGGGGACCGCCCTCGGAGCGAACACGACGCCTACGCTGTCGCACTGGCGGCGCCTGATCATACGGATCGGCGAACGCTACGGCTCGTACGGCGCTTTGCCTTCGCGCGCGGTCGACGTCCTGCGGCGAGCGTACCGTCAACTCGACGGACCTCCGGAGGGCCTGCCCAGCGACACCAAGTGTTTGCTCGACGACCGCGGCTTCCTCCACACGCTCGCCGATGCTCTCACCCGTCGCATCGTGATCAATGACCACCCGGCACTGGCGTCGGCCGCGCGCGACGCCGAAGCGCCGGTCGCGTTTGCCGACACGGCGGACAGACGAGTCGCGCCGTTCTTCCTCGCCGCAGGGGCCCACCACCTCTCGCAGGTGGTCATCGAGCTCGGGACCGAGTGCGGCCCGGAGTTCCCCGACGACGATTCCCTCGGAGGCGACAGCACCCTCAAGCGGCTGCAAGCACCGAACTTCGCGTCAGCGGTCGTGGCGCTCGTCTCGACCGTGTCGAACTCCGAGCGTGCCTTGACCGCCGCGGCGCTTGCGGCCCGCCTTGCACGGATCGACCGCATCGTCGTGGTCGACGGCATCGCCCGCCGCTACCGGCTGGCCGGCGTCACCGTAGCCGTTCAGGCTGAGTTTCTCCTGCTCGACGAGCAGATTGTCGTGCACCGGGTGCCGGGCTCCTTCGAGTTGCACAGGGCGGTCGCCGTCGCCGTCGCCGTCCTCGCCGATCCCAGCAGCGTCGCCGGGCAGCTGCTCGGCGACCCCATCTACTTCCTGCTGCGCTGCCGATCAGTGCCCGAAATCCAACGCGAGCTCCAACGCCGAAGAATCGTCTGGCATCCCGATGTCGAATTCGTGGATGACGCCGAAGACAGCGGAGACGACGAATCCTCCTCGCTCGTCGAGGCGATCGGGCGCTCCGTCGTGCGCAATGCGCTCCATACGTCGTCCAGCGCTCCTGTCGGCGACCCTCCTCACGCACCGGCTCCGGACCAACACAGGATCCCCCGCCCACCTCTTCCCGACCTTGATGATGTCAGCCCGCGACCCGCCGCGCCCGAAGGGGTGCAGAGCGAGCGGACCCCGAGACATCGCTCCGGCGGCGGATTCCCGAGCGGGTGGCCGCCTCAAGACCCAGGCGGCGACGAAGAGGATCGAGCGCTCGGTCGTCGCGGCGAGGAGATCGTCCTCGCCCTCGAACGTGAACGGGTGGAGAAGGTGGGCTTGTCCGGGGACCAGGTGAGATGGGTTGCCGCTGACGCTCCCTTCGCGGATCACGACATCAAGTCGGTCGATGACGACGGGCAAGATCTCTGGGTCGAAGTCAAGTCGACGACCGGACGCGACGGAAGGTTCAGCTGGCCCGGAGCCGAGTTCCGCCTCGCCGTACGCGTCCGACGCCGCTACTTGCTCTACCGGATCTACGAAGCAGACACCACCTCGCCCTCATGGATCTGCGTACGCGATCCAATCGGCTACTTCGAGAACGGTGGACTCCGCCTCGACCTCGATCGACTGGTCGGCGACATCGGACCCCTGACGACGGCCGAAGAAGACGCGGTCGAAGACTCCGGCCAAGAGGGGTAG